From the Wolbachia endosymbiont of Encarsia formosa genome, the window GACCAAAAAACCAAAACAGATGTTGAAATAACACAGGATCACCACCACCAGCAGGATCAAAAAAAGAGGTACCTATATTACGATCAGTGAGCAGCATAGTTATAGCACCAGCAAGTACCGGTAAGGCAACAATTAACATAAATGACGTGAGTAAAATAGACCAAACAAATAGTGGTATCTTAGTTAGTGACATACCTTTTGCACGCATATTGAATATGGTAACTATAAAGTTGATCGCCCCAACAATTGATGACATACCAGCAATATGAAGTGCAAGTATAGCAAGATCAACTCCTGCACTTGGGTGGGACATAATTTGCGACAAAGGTGGGTATAAAGTCCATCCTGTTCCAGGACCTTCGCCAGCAAATACCGAGAGGATAAGCAAAATAAAAGATGAAACTAACAACCAAAAACTTAAATTATTCATACGAGGAAATGCCATATCTGGTGCACCAATCATGAGAGGTACGAACCAATTACCAAATCCTCCCATTAAGGCTGGCATTATCATAAAAAACACCATTATTACCGCATGCCCTGTAATCATTACGTTATATAGCTGGTAATTATTGTTAAGTATATTAATGTGCATTAGCTGAGTACGAATAATTACCGATAATAATCCACCAATAATTCCAGCTAATATGGAAAAAATAATGTATAGTGTCCCTATATCTTTGTGATTAGTAGAAAACAGCCAACGTCTTATACCTTTTGGTACATCACTCATATCTATACTCCAAACTTAACTTACTAATTTTTTATCTTCAATCCACTTATTAAAATCTTCTTTACTCACTGCTTCAACAACAATTGGCATAAATCCATGACCTTGACCACATAGTTCATAACATTGCCCATAATAAATACCTGGCTTTGTAACGTTAAACCATGCTTCATTCAGCCTACCTGGTATTGCATCAATTTTTATACCAAAAGCCGGTATTCCCCAGCTATGTATTACATCTCCTGCTGTCACTTGTAAACGAATATTAGTATTGATAGGTAAAATAACGTTATTCTCAACAGAGAATAGTTTTAAATCTCTTTCGGTAAAGTCTTCTTTTCCTTTTATATAGCTGTCAAATGAAATACCTTGATATTCTGGGTACTGGTAACTCCAATACCATTGATGACCAATAACTTTTAGTGTTATGTCAGCTTTTGGCACTTTCTCCTGTAGTTTAATTAATTCAGCATTTTTAAAAGCCAATACCCCAACAATAATCGTTGGTATAACAAACCAGATAATTTCTACAAAGATATTATGAGTTATTTTACTGACATTTTTCACTTTGCCCTTACGAAAGCGAAATACTACATAAGCAAGAAGGGCCCATACAAAAAGCATAATTGCAATCATTACACTCATCACAAACGA encodes:
- the coxB gene encoding cytochrome c oxidase subunit II, which produces MVKLFALLIMFYSNISIASAPTSWQFGFPAPATEIMEVVVKSHSFVMSVMIAIMLFVWALLAYVVFRFRKGKVKNVSKITHNIFVEIIWFVIPTIIVGVLAFKNAELIKLQEKVPKADITLKVIGHQWYWSYQYPEYQGISFDSYIKGKEDFTERDLKLFSVENNVILPINTNIRLQVTAGDVIHSWGIPAFGIKIDAIPGRLNEAWFNVTKPGIYYGQCYELCGQGHGFMPIVVEAVSKEDFNKWIEDKKLVS